The Streptomyces pactum genome contains a region encoding:
- a CDS encoding ABC transporter permease — protein sequence MKKFDKERVLLAVAGPVIALAVAFVLSAIVLIASGKNPVEPFALMFEQAGFSDIQVLIINQASMYYIAALAVAVGFRMNLFNIGVDGQYQLAAMMAAIVGAHANLPAALQIPLLLLTAVLTGAFWSGIAGVLKVTRGVSEVVATIMLNAIATSVIGYLWLPDVFGVKIGNNNTTGEMHESGWVPGIDMGAAGEIYGLVILALLLGIGYWVVLNRTRFGFDLRASGASESAAAASGVNPKRMVLTAMLLSGGLAGLAGLPILLGDTHTYSLNFPTGIGFLGIGIALLGRNSPVGIAFAALLWAWLDKASPELDFHGYDKEIAVIMQGLIVLSVVVSYEAVREWGLRRQQRRVGAELAAGHVLGATDNTKKEVAGR from the coding sequence ATGAAGAAGTTCGACAAGGAGCGCGTGCTCCTCGCGGTGGCCGGTCCGGTCATCGCGCTCGCCGTGGCCTTCGTGCTGAGCGCGATCGTCCTGATCGCCTCGGGCAAGAACCCGGTCGAACCGTTCGCCCTGATGTTCGAGCAGGCCGGATTCTCCGACATCCAGGTCCTGATCATCAACCAGGCGTCGATGTACTACATCGCGGCCCTCGCGGTGGCCGTCGGCTTCCGGATGAACCTGTTCAACATCGGCGTCGACGGCCAGTACCAGCTCGCCGCCATGATGGCCGCGATCGTCGGCGCCCACGCCAACCTGCCGGCCGCCCTCCAGATCCCGCTGCTCCTGCTGACCGCCGTCCTCACCGGCGCCTTCTGGTCCGGCATCGCCGGTGTCCTCAAGGTGACCCGCGGCGTCAGCGAGGTCGTCGCGACGATCATGCTGAACGCCATCGCCACCTCCGTCATCGGCTACCTGTGGCTGCCGGACGTCTTCGGCGTCAAGATCGGCAACAACAACACCACCGGTGAGATGCACGAGTCCGGCTGGGTCCCCGGCATCGACATGGGCGCGGCAGGCGAGATCTACGGCCTGGTGATCCTCGCCCTGCTGCTCGGCATCGGCTACTGGGTCGTCCTCAACCGCACCCGCTTCGGCTTCGACCTGCGCGCCTCCGGTGCCTCCGAGTCCGCCGCCGCGGCCAGCGGCGTCAACCCCAAGCGCATGGTGCTCACCGCGATGCTCCTCTCCGGCGGCCTCGCCGGACTCGCGGGCCTGCCCATCCTGCTCGGCGACACCCACACCTACAGCCTCAACTTCCCCACCGGCATCGGCTTCCTCGGCATCGGCATCGCCCTGCTCGGCCGCAACAGCCCGGTCGGCATCGCCTTCGCCGCCCTGCTGTGGGCCTGGCTCGACAAGGCCTCGCCCGAGCTGGACTTCCACGGCTACGACAAGGAGATCGCGGTCATCATGCAGGGCCTGATCGTCCTCTCCGTCGTCGTCTCCTACGAGGCCGTCCGCGAGTGGGGCCTGCGCCGCCAGCAGCGCCGCGTGGGCGCGGAGCTGGCCGCCGGTCACGTCCTCGGCGCCACCGACAACACCAAGAAGGAGGTGGCTGGCCGATGA
- a CDS encoding cytidine deaminase — translation MTGVDWGALRTAAREAMAQAYAPYSGYAVGAAALVDDGRTVTGCNVENASYGIGLCAECGLVSQLQLTGGGRLTHFVCVDGRGEVLVPCGRCRQLLYEFGGAEMLLETPAGVLPLSEMLPQAFGPDHLTK, via the coding sequence GTGACCGGCGTCGACTGGGGCGCGCTGCGCACGGCGGCCCGCGAGGCGATGGCCCAGGCCTACGCCCCGTACTCCGGGTACGCCGTCGGCGCGGCCGCCCTGGTCGACGACGGCCGCACCGTCACCGGCTGCAACGTGGAGAACGCCAGCTACGGCATCGGCCTGTGCGCCGAGTGCGGGCTCGTCTCCCAGTTGCAGCTCACCGGCGGCGGCCGGCTGACGCACTTCGTCTGCGTCGACGGCCGCGGCGAGGTCCTCGTGCCGTGCGGCCGCTGCCGGCAGCTCCTGTACGAGTTCGGCGGGGCGGAGATGCTCCTGGAGACCCCCGCCGGGGTCCTGCCCCTGTCGGAGATGCTCCCGCAGGCCTTCGGCCCCGACCACCTCACCAAGTAA
- a CDS encoding M20 family metallopeptidase, whose translation MSPESEADTPGETELPGALSAALRAELVAFRRDLHMHPELGNQEFRTTAAIKERLERAGLKPRVLPVGTGLVCDIGTGTDSGQWAGGPRMLALRADIDALPIPDTKSECPYRSRVPDRAHACGHDVHTTVVLGTGLVLAALHEQGLLPRPVRLVFQPAEEVLPGGAADAIEGGALDGVRRILAVHCDPRVDAGRIGLRVGPITSACDRLEISLDGPGGHTARPHLTTDLVTAAARVVTDVPPLVARRVDSRSGLALTWGRIESGHAPNVIPQHAELAGTVRCLDLDAWRQAPDLVVGAIDEIANLYRAKSEITYVRGVPPVVNEVTSTELLQAAMAARCGTDSVESTEQSLGGEDFSWYLEHVPGAMARLGVRPPGERTVRDLHQGDFDVDEHAITVGVEMFTAAALIDAV comes from the coding sequence ATGTCCCCAGAGTCCGAGGCCGACACTCCCGGTGAGACCGAACTGCCCGGCGCACTGTCCGCGGCGCTCCGCGCGGAGCTCGTAGCCTTCCGCCGCGACCTGCACATGCACCCCGAGCTGGGCAACCAGGAGTTCCGCACGACCGCCGCGATCAAGGAGCGGCTCGAGCGGGCCGGGCTCAAGCCGCGTGTGCTTCCCGTCGGGACCGGTCTCGTCTGCGACATCGGAACCGGCACCGACTCGGGACAGTGGGCCGGCGGGCCGCGCATGCTCGCCCTGCGGGCCGACATCGACGCCCTGCCCATCCCGGACACCAAGAGCGAGTGCCCGTACCGCTCACGCGTGCCGGACCGCGCCCACGCCTGCGGACACGACGTGCACACCACCGTCGTCCTCGGCACCGGGCTGGTGCTCGCCGCCCTGCACGAGCAGGGCCTGCTGCCCCGGCCCGTGCGGCTGGTCTTCCAGCCGGCGGAGGAGGTGCTGCCCGGCGGCGCCGCCGACGCCATCGAGGGCGGCGCGCTCGACGGGGTGCGCCGCATCCTCGCCGTGCACTGCGACCCCCGGGTGGACGCCGGGCGGATCGGACTGCGGGTCGGCCCCATCACCTCCGCGTGCGACCGGCTGGAGATCTCCCTCGACGGCCCCGGCGGCCACACCGCCCGCCCGCACCTCACCACCGACCTGGTCACCGCCGCCGCCCGCGTCGTCACCGACGTGCCCCCGCTCGTCGCCCGGCGCGTGGACAGCCGCAGCGGACTCGCGCTGACCTGGGGGCGGATCGAGTCCGGCCACGCCCCCAACGTCATCCCGCAGCACGCCGAACTCGCCGGGACGGTGCGCTGCCTCGACCTCGACGCCTGGCGGCAGGCGCCCGACCTGGTGGTCGGCGCCATCGACGAGATCGCCAACCTGTACCGGGCGAAGTCGGAGATCACCTACGTGCGCGGGGTGCCCCCGGTCGTCAACGAGGTCACCAGCACCGAGCTGCTCCAGGCCGCCATGGCCGCCCGGTGCGGAACGGACTCCGTGGAGTCCACCGAGCAGAGCCTGGGCGGCGAGGACTTCTCCTGGTACCTGGAGCACGTGCCGGGTGCCATGGCCCGCCTCGGCGTCCGCCCGCCCGGCGAGCGCACGGTTCGTGACCTGCACCAGGGCGACTTCGACGTGGACGAGCACGCCATCACCGTCGGCGTGGAGATGTTCACCGCGGCGGCGCTGATCGACGCCGTGTAG
- a CDS encoding BMP family lipoprotein — protein MRRTSRLTRAAVGVASLALAATACGGTSGESGGGDGKDDKGLAIAYDIGGKGDQSFNDAAYAGLERAQKEFGYKTADIEPTEGETNADKEQRLSSLARQGYDPVIGVGFAYAPAMKAVAGKYPDTTFGIVDSVVEGKNVASLVFAENEASYLAGVAAAKATKSNVVGFVGGVDVPLIHKFEAGYKQGVQDTDPKIKVLSQYLTQTAEEGGFSSPDKGRAAAEGQIEKKADVVYQAAGLSGQGVIEAAAKAKVWAIGVDSDQYKQEALAAYKDYILTSALKDIDGAVYALAKSVEDGEPLTGTQTFDLESDGVGLSDSNPKYAEVPGLTDAVAKAKAGIIDGSIKVKTE, from the coding sequence ATGCGTCGGACATCGAGACTGACCCGCGCCGCGGTGGGGGTCGCGTCGCTCGCACTCGCCGCCACGGCCTGCGGCGGCACCAGCGGCGAAAGCGGCGGCGGCGACGGCAAGGACGACAAGGGCCTCGCCATCGCGTACGACATCGGCGGCAAGGGCGACCAGTCCTTCAACGACGCCGCGTACGCGGGACTCGAGCGGGCCCAGAAGGAGTTCGGCTACAAGACCGCCGACATCGAGCCCACCGAGGGCGAGACCAACGCCGACAAGGAGCAGCGGCTCTCCTCGCTGGCGAGGCAGGGTTACGACCCGGTCATCGGCGTCGGATTCGCCTACGCCCCGGCGATGAAGGCCGTCGCCGGGAAGTACCCGGACACCACCTTCGGCATCGTGGACTCCGTGGTCGAGGGCAAGAACGTCGCGTCCCTCGTCTTCGCCGAGAACGAGGCCTCCTACCTCGCCGGCGTCGCCGCGGCCAAGGCCACCAAGAGCAACGTGGTCGGCTTCGTGGGCGGCGTCGACGTACCGCTCATCCACAAGTTCGAGGCCGGCTACAAGCAGGGCGTGCAGGACACCGACCCCAAGATCAAGGTGCTCTCGCAGTACCTCACGCAGACGGCGGAGGAGGGCGGCTTCTCCAGCCCCGACAAGGGACGCGCCGCCGCCGAGGGCCAGATCGAGAAGAAGGCCGACGTCGTCTACCAGGCGGCCGGACTGTCCGGCCAGGGTGTGATCGAGGCCGCCGCGAAGGCGAAGGTCTGGGCGATCGGCGTCGACTCCGACCAGTACAAGCAGGAAGCGCTCGCGGCGTACAAGGACTACATCCTGACCTCCGCCCTCAAGGACATCGACGGCGCGGTGTACGCCCTGGCCAAGTCGGTGGAGGACGGCGAGCCGCTCACCGGCACCCAGACCTTCGACCTCGAGTCCGACGGTGTGGGCCTGTCCGACAGCAACCCGAAGTACGCCGAGGTCCCGGGGCTGACGGACGCCGTGGCCAAGGCCAAGGCGGGCATCATCGACGGCTCCATCAAGGTCAAGACGGAGTAG
- a CDS encoding ABC transporter ATP-binding protein, producing the protein MTAVELAGITKRFPGVVANHDIHLTVHKGTVHALVGENGAGKSTLMKILYGMQKPDEGTIAIDGEQVGFSSPADAIARGIGMVHQHFMLADNLTVLENVVLGSEKLYGIGGKARRKIQELSERYGLGVRPDVLVEELGVAARQRVEILKVLYRGARTLILDEPTAVLVPQEVDALFDNLRELKAEGLSVIFISHKLGEVLSVADEITVIRRGTTVGTAVPAETTPRQLAELMVGSELPTPQTAESTVTDRPVLTVDTLRLAAPGGKALLDDISFTIHAGEVLGIAGVEGNGQTELVDALIGLRHADSGTIRFLDEDITALPTRKRREQGVGYIPEDRHRHGLLLEAPLWENRVLGHVTEKPNSKGVWLDPKGSQEDTRRIVETYDVRTPGIDVTAASLSGGNQQKLIVGREMSHKPRFLIAAHPTRGVDVGAQAAIWDHIREARREGLAVLLISADLDELIGLSDTLRVIYDGRLVADADPATITPEELGSAMTGAATGHLEHDETDETPEMRESPKSQSPEAPEDEAR; encoded by the coding sequence GTGACCGCCGTCGAGCTCGCCGGGATCACCAAGCGATTCCCGGGTGTCGTGGCCAACCACGACATCCATCTGACCGTCCACAAGGGCACCGTCCACGCCCTCGTCGGAGAGAACGGCGCCGGCAAGTCGACGCTGATGAAGATTCTCTACGGCATGCAGAAGCCGGACGAGGGCACCATCGCGATCGACGGCGAGCAGGTGGGCTTCTCCTCGCCCGCCGACGCCATCGCCCGCGGCATCGGCATGGTCCACCAGCACTTCATGCTCGCCGACAACCTCACGGTCCTCGAGAACGTGGTCCTCGGCAGCGAGAAGCTGTACGGCATCGGCGGCAAGGCCCGCCGGAAGATCCAGGAACTCTCCGAGCGGTACGGCCTCGGCGTGCGCCCCGACGTCCTCGTCGAGGAACTCGGCGTCGCCGCCCGCCAGCGCGTGGAGATCCTCAAGGTCCTCTACCGCGGCGCCCGCACGCTCATCCTGGACGAGCCGACGGCCGTGCTCGTGCCGCAGGAGGTGGACGCCCTCTTCGACAACCTGCGCGAGCTGAAGGCCGAGGGCCTGTCGGTCATCTTCATCTCGCACAAGCTGGGCGAGGTCCTCTCGGTCGCCGACGAGATCACCGTCATCCGCCGCGGTACGACGGTCGGCACCGCCGTGCCCGCCGAGACGACCCCGCGTCAGCTCGCCGAGCTGATGGTCGGCAGCGAGCTGCCCACCCCGCAGACCGCCGAGTCGACCGTCACCGACCGCCCGGTCCTCACCGTCGACACGCTGCGTCTCGCGGCCCCCGGCGGCAAGGCGCTGCTGGACGACATCTCCTTCACCATCCACGCCGGCGAGGTGCTGGGCATCGCCGGCGTCGAGGGCAACGGCCAGACCGAGCTGGTCGACGCCCTCATCGGCCTGCGCCACGCCGACTCCGGCACCATCCGCTTCCTCGACGAGGACATCACCGCGCTGCCCACCCGCAAGCGCCGCGAGCAGGGCGTCGGCTACATCCCCGAGGACCGCCACCGCCACGGCCTGCTCCTGGAGGCCCCCCTCTGGGAGAACCGCGTCCTCGGCCACGTCACCGAGAAGCCCAACAGCAAGGGCGTCTGGCTGGACCCCAAGGGCTCCCAGGAGGACACCCGCCGCATCGTCGAGACGTACGACGTCCGCACCCCCGGCATCGACGTCACCGCCGCCTCCCTCTCCGGCGGCAACCAGCAGAAGCTGATCGTCGGCCGCGAGATGAGCCACAAGCCGCGCTTCCTGATCGCCGCCCACCCCACGCGTGGTGTGGACGTCGGCGCGCAGGCCGCCATCTGGGACCACATCCGCGAGGCGCGCCGCGAGGGACTCGCCGTCCTGCTGATCTCCGCCGACCTGGACGAGCTGATCGGCCTGTCCGACACCCTGCGGGTGATCTACGACGGCAGGCTGGTCGCGGACGCCGACCCGGCCACCATCACCCCCGAGGAGCTGGGCTCGGCGATGACCGGCGCCGCGACCGGCCACCTGGAACACGACGAGACCGACGAGACACCCGAGATGCGCGAGTCTCCCAAGTCTCAGTCCCCCGAGGCTCCGGAAGACGAGGCCCGCTGA
- a CDS encoding ABC transporter permease, giving the protein MTTATDLNQPTLEHGAPAGRRISLPVLLLIIAGALALTSIVRLITGANGITNVSQMSTALQLAVPIGLAGLGGLWAERAGVINIGLEGMLILGTWFGAWAGFQWGPWTGVLMGIVGGALGGLLHAIVTITFNVNHIVSGVAINILALGATRYLAPLAFEGHQGGSAKQSPPVDSLGHFSVPGLSSGLEKLNDQHWFFVSDIAGLLGGLVTDVSWLTLIAVGLIPASWYILWRTPFGLRLRSCGENPIAAESLGVNVYKYKYLAVIISGGLAGLGGVFLSIVANPFYLEGQTSGRGYIGLAAMIFGNWMPGGLAIGAGLFGYTDSLNLRGGSANVHALLLLGALLLVAGAIWLAIRKKYVKAAITVVIGALVFAWYATTDDVPNQVVSATPYVVTLVVLALSAQRLRMPKANGMQYRKGQGK; this is encoded by the coding sequence ATGACCACCGCAACCGACCTCAACCAGCCCACGCTGGAGCACGGGGCGCCGGCCGGCCGCCGGATCTCACTGCCCGTCCTGTTGCTGATCATCGCCGGTGCCCTGGCACTGACCTCCATCGTCCGCCTCATCACCGGCGCCAACGGCATCACCAACGTCAGCCAGATGTCCACCGCGCTCCAGCTCGCCGTCCCGATCGGCCTGGCCGGTCTCGGCGGCCTGTGGGCGGAGCGCGCGGGCGTGATCAACATCGGCCTCGAGGGCATGCTGATCCTCGGCACCTGGTTCGGCGCCTGGGCCGGCTTCCAGTGGGGCCCGTGGACCGGCGTCCTGATGGGCATCGTCGGCGGCGCGCTCGGCGGCCTGCTGCACGCGATCGTCACGATCACCTTCAACGTCAACCACATCGTCTCCGGTGTGGCCATCAACATCCTCGCCCTGGGCGCCACCCGCTACCTCGCCCCGCTCGCCTTCGAGGGCCACCAGGGCGGCTCCGCCAAGCAGTCCCCGCCGGTCGACTCGCTGGGCCACTTCTCGGTGCCAGGGCTCTCCAGCGGCCTGGAGAAACTCAACGACCAGCACTGGTTCTTCGTCTCGGACATCGCCGGCCTGCTCGGCGGCCTGGTCACCGACGTCTCCTGGCTCACCCTGATCGCGGTCGGCCTGATCCCCGCGAGCTGGTACATCCTGTGGCGCACCCCGTTCGGCCTCCGGCTGCGCTCCTGCGGCGAGAACCCGATCGCCGCCGAGTCCCTCGGCGTCAACGTCTACAAGTACAAGTACCTCGCCGTGATCATCTCCGGCGGTCTGGCCGGCCTCGGCGGCGTCTTCCTGTCCATCGTGGCCAACCCCTTCTACCTGGAGGGCCAGACCAGCGGCCGCGGCTACATCGGCCTGGCGGCGATGATCTTCGGCAACTGGATGCCGGGCGGCCTCGCCATCGGCGCCGGCCTCTTCGGCTACACCGACAGCCTCAACCTGCGCGGCGGCTCCGCCAACGTGCACGCCCTGCTGCTGCTCGGCGCGCTGCTGCTGGTCGCCGGCGCCATCTGGCTGGCGATCCGCAAGAAGTACGTCAAGGCCGCGATCACCGTGGTCATCGGCGCCCTGGTCTTCGCCTGGTACGCCACCACGGACGACGTTCCCAACCAGGTCGTCTCCGCCACGCCGTACGTCGTCACCCTCGTCGTCCTCGCGCTGTCCGCACAGCGTCTGCGCATGCCGAAGGCGAACGGCATGCAGTACCGGAAGGGACAGGGCAAGTGA
- a CDS encoding BMP family lipoprotein, whose translation MRRISRITVAGAATASLALALSACGGTSTSSGSSESKGDKGLAIAYDVGGKGDQSFNDAAYAGLEQAKKEFGYETADIEPTDGETNADKEQRLVSLAKQGYNPVVGVGYAYAAALKSAAEKYPDTTFGIVDDATIEAENVADLVFNEEQASYLAGVAAAKSTKTNTVGFVGGVDIPLIHKFQAGYEQGVKDTDPKVKVISQYLTQTAEEGGFSSPDKGETAAEGQIEKKADVVFAAAGLSGQGVIEAAAANEVWAIGVDSDQYKQDALAKYKDHILTSATKDVAKAVYNLAKSVEDGKPETGIVRGDLKSGEVGLSDSNPKFADNAELQAAIKTAKEKIISGEIKVKSS comes from the coding sequence ATGCGCCGGATTTCCCGGATCACGGTCGCAGGCGCAGCGACCGCCTCCCTGGCCCTCGCCCTCTCCGCCTGCGGTGGCACCTCGACCTCCTCCGGGTCGTCGGAGTCCAAGGGCGACAAGGGCCTCGCCATCGCGTACGACGTCGGCGGCAAGGGCGACCAGTCCTTCAACGACGCCGCGTACGCGGGCCTCGAGCAGGCGAAGAAGGAGTTCGGCTACGAGACCGCCGACATCGAGCCCACCGACGGCGAGACCAACGCCGACAAGGAGCAGCGCCTGGTCTCCCTGGCCAAGCAGGGCTACAACCCGGTCGTCGGCGTCGGCTACGCGTACGCCGCCGCGCTGAAGAGCGCCGCCGAGAAGTACCCGGACACCACCTTCGGCATCGTGGACGACGCCACGATCGAGGCGGAGAACGTGGCCGACCTCGTCTTCAACGAGGAGCAGGCCTCCTACCTCGCCGGTGTCGCCGCCGCCAAGAGCACCAAGACCAACACGGTCGGCTTCGTGGGCGGCGTGGACATCCCGCTGATCCACAAGTTCCAGGCCGGCTACGAGCAGGGCGTCAAGGACACCGACCCCAAGGTCAAGGTGATCTCGCAGTACCTGACGCAGACCGCCGAGGAGGGCGGCTTCTCCAGCCCCGACAAGGGCGAGACCGCCGCCGAGGGCCAGATCGAGAAGAAGGCCGACGTGGTGTTCGCGGCGGCCGGTCTCTCCGGCCAGGGCGTGATCGAGGCCGCCGCCGCCAACGAGGTCTGGGCGATCGGCGTCGACTCCGACCAGTACAAGCAGGACGCCCTCGCGAAGTACAAGGACCACATCCTGACTTCGGCCACCAAGGACGTCGCCAAGGCGGTGTACAACCTCGCGAAGTCGGTCGAGGACGGCAAGCCCGAGACCGGTATCGTTCGGGGCGATCTGAAGTCCGGTGAGGTCGGCCTTTCGGACTCCAACCCGAAGTTCGCGGACAACGCCGAGCTCCAGGCAGCCATCAAGACGGCCAAGGAGAAGATCATCAGCGGCGAGATCAAGGTCAAGAGCAGCTAG